A window of Eubacteriaceae bacterium ES3 contains these coding sequences:
- a CDS encoding ATP-binding protein, whose translation MAFRKCLFVLKDLEVIQSFFGEDFFQSENTITIHYDRIKHLENVINKRFEKEDSNFVMEHVHRLSYPTINDILLGYNDYTKLIARKLNKEIADFRITGDSVYINPEEFSGLTKSLIHIFRNIADHGIELPDDRAEKNKPLQGNIHCHIEKKDRQFMVSIKDDGKGIDPVIIGKKALASGLLSQDELEKCSENHMINYIFRDNFSTKETVSMLSGRGVGLSSVKDQVIKLGGDIMVNSKIDCGTEFLLKLPLH comes from the coding sequence ATGGCATTTCGCAAATGCCTATTTGTTTTAAAAGATTTGGAGGTGATCCAGTCCTTTTTTGGAGAGGATTTCTTTCAATCGGAAAATACCATCACGATTCACTACGACCGGATTAAACATTTGGAAAATGTCATCAACAAACGGTTTGAAAAAGAGGATTCAAACTTTGTTATGGAGCACGTGCACCGATTGAGTTACCCAACAATTAATGATATTTTATTGGGCTACAATGATTATACCAAACTGATTGCCAGGAAACTAAACAAAGAAATTGCCGATTTTAGAATTACTGGAGATTCGGTTTATATCAATCCCGAAGAGTTTTCCGGGCTGACTAAATCGTTGATTCATATATTTAGAAATATTGCCGATCACGGAATCGAGTTGCCTGACGATAGGGCGGAAAAAAACAAACCGCTACAGGGAAATATCCATTGCCATATCGAAAAAAAGGACAGACAATTTATGGTCAGTATTAAGGATGACGGGAAAGGAATAGATCCGGTTATTATCGGAAAGAAAGCCTTAGCATCTGGACTGTTAAGCCAGGATGAACTTGAAAAATGCTCTGAGAATCATATGATCAATTATATTTTTCGAGATAATTTTTCGACAAAAGAAACGGTATCAATGCTTAGCGGCCGTGGTGTTGGATTATCCTCGGTTAAAGATCAGGTGATTAAATTGGGGGGAGATATCATGGTGAATTCAAAAATTGACTGCGGAACGGAATTTCTACTAAAATTGCCGCTCCATTAA